In one Thermaerobacter sp. PB12/4term genomic region, the following are encoded:
- a CDS encoding PD-(D/E)XK nuclease family protein → MSLRLILGRAGSGKTHYCLEAVAAAEGRHVSGPALVLLVPEQATFQMEQALLAAVRHRTGRAGFARARVASFQRLAWWVQQETGGITRPAVSELGKRLILRALLSREAPRLQLFHRVADRPGFIDRMVTTLAELAAFGIDAEALRRQREAWMAEGREGLLAVKLHDLALLLEAYQAYLEDKGLADPVHALDSVARRLGDCAWLRGARIWVDGFTGFTPGELRVLGALLAVADRVEVTLCLDPAEAAWAVRGQLPGVPGAGGTPHGSDGPDAATLFHPTWQTARQLLELARRQRVTVEPAVTLPPEGAGQRLPRFRNPALAHLERELFRFPGRRFTGAPDGITVVAAPDRRSEVAAAAREMLRLAREEGYRFRDMVVIVRDLDAYHDLISSACAEHGIPLFIDRRRPVGHHPLVELVRAAVEVVAADWPYEAVFRYLKTDLVPVARGAVDRLENYVLAFGIRGSLWYRVQPWRWRRRFTLEEEEADDPAWQAELEAINRIREEATAALRNFHHRVAAARRQPVPVKVLAEALHHLLLDLDVPGQILRWSEEAERAGDLEDAQEHLQVWNGVGDLLEQAATSLPDLPLTLADFLRVLEAGMEGLRVGLIPPGLDQVVAGSVERSRHPSARVAFLLGATDDAFPRRIDDDAIFTDGEREELAQAGLELNPPGRIRALHEQYHAYVALTRARDRLWVSYPLGDEEGRAITPAWLTRRLRVLFPALAVTPAVVEGPEGVATASQAVDQLVRMLGRQAVSPAAGEPAAAGWRILYQWAVTDPEARPRALQALQSLVHSNQVEPLGQDLARQLYARPRGPEWEVRTSVSRLERLAACPFQHFAAHGLGLKEREVSRLDAPQLGRIYHAALSLLARRVWERGLDWADLDEAALEQLVGEAVEALRPRLSEELATSTAYQKHLLATARRILVKTASRLAHHARQGSFRPVAVEVDFGPESPVLPAAPWRVGPGEHLALRGRIDRIDAACSPSGRWFLRVIDYKSSSRDLPLDRVYYGLSLQLPLYLLVATRAGRRLLSNMPGVPRSSAGAPASDPEPAGLLFFPVHDPYLDVKGPLDAGEIARLRAVKQLRPQGWVLDDDEVFDALGPRDQLDTLVPVRFRKDGRPEARSRVLGPERLEALFRHVEGRVRAMAGAMLAGRADVAPYRLRDESPCSTCRFRAVCQFDPRVPGNHYRSIRPLSARDVWERLEGAGRTERDGREGGEGG, encoded by the coding sequence GTGAGCCTGCGGCTGATCCTGGGCCGGGCGGGGTCCGGGAAGACCCATTACTGCCTGGAAGCTGTGGCCGCAGCCGAAGGCCGGCATGTTTCCGGACCCGCCCTTGTCCTGCTGGTGCCCGAACAGGCCACCTTTCAGATGGAGCAGGCCCTGCTGGCCGCGGTGCGCCACCGGACAGGACGCGCCGGCTTCGCACGGGCGCGGGTCGCCAGCTTTCAGCGCCTGGCCTGGTGGGTTCAGCAAGAGACGGGCGGCATCACACGGCCGGCCGTCAGCGAGCTGGGCAAGCGCTTGATCCTGCGGGCCCTTCTCTCCCGCGAGGCGCCCCGCCTGCAGTTGTTTCACCGGGTAGCCGACCGTCCGGGCTTCATCGACCGCATGGTCACCACCCTGGCCGAACTGGCCGCCTTCGGGATCGACGCCGAAGCGCTGCGCCGGCAACGGGAGGCCTGGATGGCGGAGGGCCGGGAGGGCCTGCTGGCCGTGAAGTTGCACGACCTGGCGCTCCTGTTGGAGGCGTATCAGGCCTACCTGGAGGACAAGGGGCTGGCCGATCCCGTCCATGCCTTGGATAGCGTGGCCCGGCGACTTGGCGACTGCGCCTGGTTGCGGGGGGCTCGGATTTGGGTCGACGGGTTCACGGGCTTCACGCCGGGTGAGCTGCGGGTCCTGGGGGCCTTGCTGGCGGTCGCGGACCGGGTCGAGGTGACCCTTTGCCTGGACCCGGCAGAGGCAGCGTGGGCGGTCAGGGGGCAGCTGCCGGGGGTACCCGGTGCGGGCGGGACGCCGCATGGAAGCGATGGCCCCGATGCGGCGACCCTGTTCCACCCCACCTGGCAGACGGCCCGCCAGCTTCTGGAACTGGCGCGCCGCCAGCGGGTGACCGTCGAGCCGGCCGTGACGTTGCCGCCGGAGGGGGCGGGCCAGAGGCTGCCCCGCTTTCGCAACCCGGCCCTGGCCCATCTGGAGCGGGAACTGTTTCGGTTCCCGGGACGCCGTTTTACCGGTGCACCGGATGGGATCACGGTGGTGGCGGCGCCGGACCGGCGGTCCGAGGTGGCGGCGGCGGCCCGGGAGATGCTGCGCCTGGCCCGGGAAGAGGGGTACCGGTTCCGGGACATGGTGGTCATCGTCCGGGACCTGGACGCCTACCACGACCTGATCAGTTCGGCTTGCGCCGAGCACGGCATTCCCCTTTTCATCGATCGCCGGCGGCCGGTCGGCCATCACCCCCTGGTGGAACTGGTCCGGGCGGCGGTGGAGGTCGTGGCCGCGGACTGGCCCTACGAGGCGGTGTTCCGCTACCTCAAGACGGACCTGGTTCCCGTGGCCCGGGGTGCGGTGGACCGCCTGGAGAACTACGTCCTGGCCTTCGGGATTCGCGGTTCGCTCTGGTACCGGGTCCAGCCGTGGCGCTGGCGGCGCCGCTTCACCCTGGAAGAGGAGGAGGCGGACGATCCGGCCTGGCAGGCGGAACTCGAGGCGATCAACAGGATCCGGGAAGAGGCCACGGCTGCCTTGCGGAACTTCCACCATCGCGTCGCCGCGGCCCGGCGCCAGCCCGTGCCGGTCAAGGTCCTGGCGGAGGCTCTTCATCACCTGCTGCTGGACCTGGACGTGCCCGGCCAGATCCTGCGCTGGAGCGAGGAGGCGGAACGAGCGGGTGATCTGGAGGACGCCCAGGAGCACCTGCAGGTCTGGAACGGGGTCGGCGACCTTCTGGAGCAGGCGGCCACCAGCCTGCCCGATCTCCCCCTGACCCTGGCGGACTTTCTGCGAGTCCTGGAGGCCGGCATGGAGGGGTTGCGGGTGGGCTTGATCCCTCCCGGCCTGGACCAGGTGGTGGCCGGCAGCGTGGAACGGTCGCGCCACCCCAGTGCCCGGGTTGCCTTCTTGCTGGGCGCCACGGACGACGCCTTCCCGCGGCGGATCGACGACGACGCCATCTTCACCGACGGGGAGAGGGAGGAGCTGGCCCAGGCCGGCCTGGAGCTCAATCCCCCCGGCCGGATCCGGGCCCTGCACGAGCAGTACCACGCCTACGTCGCCCTGACGCGGGCAAGGGACCGGCTCTGGGTCAGCTATCCCCTGGGTGACGAGGAGGGGCGGGCCATCACGCCGGCCTGGCTGACCCGCCGCCTGCGGGTGTTGTTCCCCGCCCTCGCGGTGACGCCGGCGGTGGTGGAGGGTCCCGAGGGCGTCGCCACGGCCTCCCAGGCCGTTGACCAGCTGGTGCGGATGCTGGGACGCCAGGCGGTTTCGCCCGCAGCCGGCGAGCCGGCCGCAGCGGGGTGGCGAATCCTCTACCAGTGGGCGGTGACCGACCCGGAGGCCCGCCCGCGGGCCTTGCAGGCCCTCCAGTCCCTGGTCCATTCCAACCAGGTGGAACCGCTGGGCCAGGATCTGGCCCGCCAGCTCTATGCGCGGCCCCGGGGCCCGGAATGGGAGGTCCGGACCAGCGTCAGCCGCCTGGAGCGGCTGGCCGCCTGTCCCTTTCAGCACTTTGCCGCCCACGGCCTGGGGCTGAAGGAGCGGGAGGTCAGCCGCCTGGACGCGCCGCAACTGGGCCGGATCTACCACGCCGCCCTGAGCCTGCTGGCGCGGCGGGTGTGGGAACGGGGTCTGGACTGGGCTGACCTGGATGAGGCGGCGCTGGAACAGCTGGTGGGAGAGGCGGTGGAAGCCCTCCGGCCCCGTCTGTCGGAAGAGCTGGCCACCAGCACCGCCTACCAGAAGCACCTGCTGGCCACCGCCCGGCGGATTCTGGTCAAGACGGCCTCGCGCCTGGCCCACCATGCTCGCCAGGGTAGCTTCCGGCCGGTGGCCGTGGAGGTGGATTTCGGGCCCGAGAGTCCCGTGCTGCCGGCCGCCCCGTGGAGGGTAGGACCCGGCGAGCACCTGGCGCTGCGGGGCCGGATCGACCGGATCGACGCGGCCTGCAGCCCGTCGGGGCGCTGGTTCCTCCGCGTCATCGATTACAAGAGCAGTTCCCGCGACCTGCCCCTGGACCGGGTCTACTACGGCCTCTCCCTGCAGCTGCCCCTGTACCTGCTGGTGGCCACCCGGGCCGGGCGGCGCCTGCTGAGCAACATGCCGGGCGTGCCCCGCTCCTCCGCCGGTGCGCCGGCTTCCGACCCCGAGCCGGCGGGGCTGCTCTTCTTCCCCGTCCATGACCCGTACCTGGACGTCAAGGGCCCCCTCGACGCCGGAGAGATCGCCCGGCTCCGGGCCGTCAAGCAGTTGCGGCCCCAGGGGTGGGTGCTAGACGACGACGAGGTCTTCGATGCCCTGGGGCCCCGCGATCAACTCGATACCCTGGTGCCGGTCCGGTTCCGCAAGGACGGGCGCCCCGAGGCGCGCTCCCGGGTGCTGGGCCCAGAGCGGCTCGAGGCCCTCTTCCGGCACGTGGAAGGCCGCGTGCGGGCCATGGCCGGCGCGATGCTGGCGGGGCGGGCGGATGTGGCTCCCTACCGTCTCCGGGACGAATCGCCCTGCAGCACCTGCCGCTTCCGGGCCGTGTGCCAGTTCGATCCGCGGGTCCCAGGAAACCACTACCGGTCCATCCGGCCCCTGAGCGCCCGGGACGTCTGGGAGCGCCTCGAGGGGGCCGGCCGGACGGAACGGGACGGCCGGGAAGGAGGGGAAGGTGGATGA
- a CDS encoding UvrD-helicase domain-containing protein, with product MTAATGQAASRRRWTDAQLQAISLRGRNLLVSAAAGSGKTSVLVERITRRLLDPADPVEIDRLLVVTFTEAAAAEMKERIRNRLEQALAEHPDDARLRRQLALLGRASISTVHSFCLRITRQYFYRLGLDPATRVAGEHEAQLLRFAVLDEVFERRYAQAAPDFLALVEAYGGDRGDESLRKLVLDLYDSAYARPWPEAWLDGLARMYRDSAAALEQSTWFAVARQGLVRAFQRHARRLAGLAAQCRQPGGPEVWAETLEDDARRLEALARELEGVGWEAAGRLVAQAAGDWPRLPRNPQSQDPMHARIQKGRNQVKDQVRDLAQGMWSRAPAEVAADLARLQPYVQTLVDLCRDFARSLQAAKRDQGLMDFADMEHYALQVLADPEAPAGVLRPSPVARELRRFFQEVLVDEYQDINPLQDAILQLVAGDGEEVPFNLFMVGDVKQSIYAFRQAEPGIFLARYRAYPPAPGPGDAAGGGASGAGAAPARGPETAHGTAGVEPPGAGDPEAAAGRGWRIDLNANFRSRPAVLAAVNDLFRRIMVPDLGGLAYDEEARLNPGAPYPDLPPGASGGEAPVEVYLLERKPEALDEDWPDRLEGGAGFDPAGSLPAGTAGARTGGAGTRKAEPEETPAEPPAGDEDDGLSGEEAADLTALEQEARLVAWRIRELVEGTGRQPPLVIWDPDQNAYRPVRYRDVVVLLRSARLRASTFVEVLDREGVPVYSRSRTGYLVAPEVEVMLALLQVLDNPRQDIALAAVLRSPVVGLDARDLARIRLAGPGLSFYEAACRVAGWDPEAEAPVGAAGQDLEGLSQSQDAARAAHGRSAAGVDAGTSTTGRGAGGDGEAAQDPLAARLRRFLADLSRWRSAARRYPLSRVIQQLYDETGILAYVSGLPAGEQRRANLEALRDRARQFDQFARQGLFRFLRFIDRLRERGDDLGTAPALGENDDVVRVMTIHQSKGLEFPVVVVADLGVEFQFDRGHALIHRDLGLGLKVADPDLRIRYPSLAYEAVRTQQRLDTLAEELRILYVALTRARERLILVGSAQDLPASAARWWAAAGGALAGGDRPLPAEAVAGATRYLDWLGPALIPHPDAAPLRQLAMAPSPLEPAAGSEGLAREGWTSRWRWTVWLRPPATPGAAAGPSAVPGPQDPESTHAERPADGHRDEPVAPAPPGTGQGTGGLPAPSWLEPLVRGQPLPAGAVDGPAVEALRRRLRWRYPYAPLANRFAKRSVSELKGQDDPEWQAYPLPADLRRGLRQPRLHWNGTPPGAEPARPDEPATAAAVTGAARGTATHRVLQHLNLAGPLDRRSIERQIERLVARRLLAPAEAAAVDVAALARFFAGPLGRRLLHRPDRVYREWMFTLGVPAVEMYPDLVPALEAAAQEAGVQEAGAEEAGRISGRPVPAGDLVVVQGIVDCFVDEEDGLLLLDFKTDEPRQRSIEQLAAFYAGQVRFYRRALAEITGRPVKEAYLYFLATGDAVPVG from the coding sequence ATGACTGCGGCCACCGGTCAGGCGGCTTCCCGCCGCCGCTGGACGGATGCCCAGCTGCAAGCCATCTCCCTGCGGGGACGGAACCTCCTGGTCAGCGCGGCGGCGGGCTCCGGCAAGACGTCCGTCCTGGTTGAGCGCATCACCCGCCGGTTGCTTGACCCCGCCGACCCGGTGGAGATCGACCGGTTGCTGGTGGTGACTTTCACCGAGGCGGCCGCCGCGGAGATGAAGGAGCGGATCCGGAACCGGCTCGAGCAAGCCCTGGCCGAACATCCCGACGACGCCCGGCTGAGGCGGCAACTGGCCCTGCTGGGGCGCGCCAGCATCTCCACCGTCCACTCCTTCTGCCTCCGGATCACGCGGCAGTACTTCTACCGCCTGGGTCTGGACCCCGCAACCCGGGTGGCCGGCGAGCACGAGGCCCAGCTGCTGCGCTTCGCGGTCCTCGACGAGGTGTTCGAGCGGCGGTACGCCCAGGCCGCTCCGGATTTCCTGGCGCTGGTCGAGGCGTACGGCGGCGACCGCGGTGACGAGTCCCTGCGGAAGCTGGTCCTCGACCTGTACGATAGTGCCTATGCCCGGCCGTGGCCTGAGGCGTGGCTGGACGGGCTGGCCCGGATGTACCGGGACAGCGCCGCAGCCCTGGAGCAGAGCACCTGGTTTGCCGTGGCCCGGCAGGGGCTGGTTAGGGCCTTCCAGCGCCATGCCCGCCGCCTGGCCGGCCTGGCCGCCCAGTGCCGGCAGCCCGGCGGCCCGGAAGTGTGGGCCGAAACCCTGGAGGACGATGCCCGGCGCCTGGAGGCCCTGGCGCGGGAGCTGGAGGGGGTCGGCTGGGAGGCTGCCGGCCGGCTGGTGGCCCAGGCGGCCGGGGACTGGCCGCGCTTGCCCCGCAACCCCCAATCCCAGGATCCGATGCATGCTCGCATCCAGAAGGGACGCAACCAGGTCAAGGACCAGGTCCGGGATCTGGCCCAGGGAATGTGGAGCCGGGCTCCGGCGGAGGTGGCCGCCGACCTGGCGCGGCTCCAGCCCTACGTCCAGACCCTGGTGGACCTGTGCCGGGATTTTGCCCGGTCCCTGCAGGCCGCCAAGCGCGACCAGGGTCTCATGGACTTCGCCGACATGGAGCACTACGCCCTGCAGGTCCTGGCGGATCCGGAGGCGCCCGCCGGCGTCCTCCGCCCGTCGCCCGTGGCCCGGGAGCTGCGCCGGTTCTTCCAGGAGGTCCTGGTGGACGAGTACCAGGACATCAACCCGCTGCAGGACGCCATCCTCCAGCTGGTGGCCGGTGATGGCGAGGAGGTTCCCTTCAACCTCTTCATGGTGGGGGATGTCAAGCAGAGCATTTACGCATTTCGCCAGGCCGAGCCGGGCATCTTCCTGGCCCGCTACCGGGCGTACCCGCCGGCGCCGGGGCCGGGCGATGCCGCCGGAGGCGGTGCCAGCGGAGCCGGGGCTGCCCCGGCTCGCGGTCCGGAAACCGCCCATGGGACGGCCGGGGTGGAACCGCCTGGCGCCGGGGACCCGGAAGCGGCCGCGGGCCGTGGCTGGCGCATCGACCTCAACGCCAATTTCCGCAGCCGGCCGGCGGTCCTGGCGGCGGTCAACGACCTCTTCCGCCGCATCATGGTGCCGGATCTGGGCGGCCTGGCCTACGACGAGGAAGCCCGGCTCAACCCCGGTGCCCCGTACCCGGACCTGCCTCCGGGGGCCTCCGGCGGGGAGGCGCCCGTTGAGGTCTACCTTCTCGAGCGGAAGCCCGAGGCCCTGGATGAGGACTGGCCGGACCGCCTCGAGGGAGGGGCCGGTTTCGACCCTGCCGGGTCCCTGCCGGCCGGCACCGCCGGCGCCAGGACCGGCGGCGCCGGGACCCGCAAGGCCGAACCGGAGGAAACCCCGGCCGAGCCGCCGGCCGGGGACGAGGATGACGGCCTGAGCGGCGAGGAAGCGGCGGACCTGACGGCCCTGGAACAGGAAGCCCGGCTGGTGGCGTGGCGGATTCGGGAGCTGGTCGAAGGCACCGGCCGGCAGCCGCCGCTGGTCATCTGGGATCCCGATCAGAATGCCTATCGCCCGGTCCGGTATCGGGACGTGGTGGTCCTGTTGCGCAGTGCCCGCCTGCGGGCCTCGACTTTCGTCGAGGTGCTGGACCGGGAGGGTGTACCCGTCTATTCCCGCTCACGCACGGGTTACCTGGTGGCTCCCGAGGTCGAAGTCATGCTGGCCCTGCTGCAGGTGCTGGACAACCCGCGGCAGGACATTGCCCTGGCGGCCGTTCTCCGCTCGCCGGTGGTGGGACTTGACGCCCGTGATCTGGCCCGCATCCGCCTGGCTGGACCCGGCCTGTCCTTTTATGAAGCAGCTTGCCGGGTGGCCGGATGGGATCCCGAAGCCGAGGCTCCGGTGGGCGCGGCGGGGCAGGACCTGGAGGGCCTCTCCCAGTCGCAGGACGCCGCCCGTGCAGCCCACGGCCGCAGTGCCGCTGGGGTCGACGCCGGTACAAGCACCACGGGCCGGGGGGCGGGCGGGGATGGGGAAGCGGCTCAGGACCCGCTGGCCGCCCGCCTGCGGCGGTTCCTGGCCGACCTTTCCCGATGGCGGTCGGCTGCCCGGCGATACCCGCTCTCCCGGGTCATCCAGCAGCTGTACGACGAGACGGGCATCCTGGCCTACGTGTCGGGCCTGCCCGCAGGGGAGCAGCGGCGGGCCAACCTGGAGGCGCTGCGGGATCGGGCTCGCCAGTTCGACCAGTTTGCGCGGCAGGGCCTCTTCCGCTTCCTGCGGTTCATCGACCGGCTGCGGGAACGGGGGGACGACCTGGGTACCGCACCGGCCCTGGGCGAAAACGACGACGTGGTCCGCGTCATGACCATCCACCAGAGCAAGGGGCTGGAGTTCCCGGTAGTCGTCGTGGCGGACCTGGGGGTCGAATTCCAGTTCGACCGCGGCCACGCCCTGATCCACCGGGACCTGGGGCTCGGCCTGAAAGTGGCCGACCCAGACCTGCGCATCCGCTACCCCAGCCTGGCCTATGAGGCGGTGCGGACCCAGCAGCGGCTGGATACCCTGGCGGAAGAACTCCGCATCCTCTATGTCGCCCTGACCCGGGCCCGGGAGCGGCTCATCCTGGTGGGGTCCGCCCAGGACCTGCCCGCGTCGGCCGCCCGGTGGTGGGCCGCTGCGGGCGGTGCACTGGCCGGTGGCGACCGGCCCCTGCCGGCGGAGGCGGTCGCAGGAGCCACCCGCTACCTGGACTGGCTGGGTCCGGCCCTGATCCCGCACCCCGATGCCGCGCCGCTGCGACAGCTGGCCATGGCCCCCAGCCCGCTCGAGCCGGCTGCGGGTAGCGAGGGGCTGGCCAGGGAGGGGTGGACCTCGCGCTGGCGCTGGACCGTCTGGCTGCGTCCGCCGGCGACGCCCGGTGCAGCGGCGGGCCCCTCGGCGGTTCCCGGCCCCCAGGATCCGGAGTCGACTCACGCGGAGAGACCGGCGGACGGGCACCGGGACGAACCGGTGGCGCCGGCGCCACCGGGTACCGGGCAGGGGACCGGTGGCCTCCCGGCCCCCAGCTGGCTGGAACCGCTGGTCCGCGGGCAGCCCCTGCCCGCCGGCGCCGTCGACGGCCCAGCGGTCGAGGCCCTGCGCCGGCGGTTGCGCTGGCGGTATCCATACGCGCCTCTGGCCAACCGGTTCGCCAAGCGCTCGGTCAGCGAGCTGAAGGGGCAGGACGATCCGGAGTGGCAGGCATATCCGCTCCCTGCCGACCTGCGGCGGGGCCTGCGCCAGCCCCGCCTCCATTGGAATGGAACGCCCCCGGGGGCGGAGCCCGCCCGGCCGGACGAACCGGCGACGGCTGCCGCGGTGACGGGGGCCGCCCGGGGCACCGCCACCCACCGGGTCCTGCAGCACCTCAACCTGGCCGGCCCGCTGGACCGGCGGTCCATCGAACGGCAAATCGAGAGACTGGTCGCCCGCCGGCTGCTGGCGCCGGCGGAAGCCGCTGCCGTCGACGTCGCGGCCCTGGCGCGGTTCTTTGCCGGCCCGCTGGGCCGGCGCCTTCTACACCGTCCGGACCGTGTCTACCGCGAGTGGATGTTCACCCTGGGCGTGCCGGCGGTGGAGATGTACCCGGATCTGGTGCCGGCACTGGAGGCGGCCGCGCAGGAGGCCGGTGTGCAGGAGGCGGGTGCAGAGGAGGCCGGCAGGATTTCCGGGAGGCCGGTCCCTGCGGGCGACCTGGTGGTGGTCCAGGGCATTGTGGACTGCTTTGTCGACGAGGAGGACGGCCTGCTCCTGCTGGACTTCAAGACCGACGAGCCACGGCAACGGTCCATCGAACAGCTGGCGGCCTTCTATGCCGGTCAGGTGCGCTTCTACCGGCGGGCGCTGGCGGAGATCACGGGCCGTCCCGTCAAGGAGGCTTACCTTTACTTCCTGGCCACGGGGGATGCCGTGCCCGTCGGGTGA